The DNA sequence CAGATGGCGGGACTTTACCATCTTGCGAGACTGAACGACAGATGGTTCCGACTAGACGAGCCCCTAGTCAGCGCATTCGTCGAGAGGTGGCGGCCTGAGACGCACACCTTCCACATGCCGTTCGGAGAGTGCACTATCATGCTTCAGGACGTCGCATACCAGCTGGGGTTGCCAGTCGACGGAGATTACGTTAGTGGTTGCCTTACCGACTTCCACCTTTACATTGAGGGTGGGAGACCTGCTTGGCAGTGGTTCCATGAGTTGCTCGGTGTTTTACCTCCCGAGAACCAGGTGCAGAAATTCGCAGTCAACTGCACCTGGTTTCAGGAGACATTTGCAGAGTGTCCAGACGGGGCAGATGAGGAGACAGTTAGGCGCTTTGCCCGGGCTTATATCATGATGTTATTGGGTACGCAGCTGTTTGCCGACAAGTCCGGCAATCGTATACACATCAGATGGCTACCTTATGTTGCTCGGCTTGAGGAGATGGGTCGCTACAATTGGGCGTCGGCGGCACTAGCATGGCTGTACAGGTGCATGTGCCGAGTCGCCAACAGACATGTGGTGAAGTTAGCTGGCCCGTTACAGTTATTACAGTCTTGGATCTTCTGGAGGTTTCCCACACTTAGACCATCTGGGTATGATGAGATCAGCTGGCCCCTTGCCTCGAGGTACCGTTATTGTTTTGTACTATATATTCTTCTTGTTTTTACTTTCAATTATGCAACCAATTCTTATGTTTTCTTGTACGCAGATTGTCTGGTTACAATCCTGAGATTAGCAACAAGGGACCTCGGGTACAGATGGCTCGCATGAAGATCGACTTGTTACAGCCTCGGCAGGTAAGTACGCAGAACATTTGTTTATCTGAAGTCATTGTTTCAGTTTATAGCTCTTAACTAAGTCTACAAAcgatttgattttgattttttcagTTCATATGGATGCCCTATAGCGCACTCGACGTCATCCAGGTTGTCCATCCTGAGGTGTTGGAGCCTCGGCATACGATGTTATGGCGATGCAGGACGTCCCTGATTTATTTTGCGGTTGTCGAGTGGCATCAGGTTGATAGAGTTTTACCTCAGTTTGGCGGCGTTCAGCCCATACCGTCTCCCGCCCTGAACATCGACTTCCTGATGTCGAAGGACGGGAGAGGAGGTGATCGTTGGTTCCCGGCACAGTACCCTGAGTGGCATCTTCACTGGCAGGAGCGTGCTGATCACATTCTACAGTTTGACATCGTGCCCGACCCCGGACCGTCACATGAGTTCTTGACATGGTGGTATCAGCACGGAAAGAGGTTTTTTTCGCCGGAGATGTTATTGGGGGATCCGAGAGGTGTTCCTATTCCAGATGAGGCGACGCAGAGGGGTGCAGGCCGACTTCCAGACATGGACGGGGTCGAGGATGTTCCTGACAGACGTCGTATTGAGCGGAGAGCACGAGTTAGGACACGTCGTAGCCAGCGTGAGTGGAACTGGGTCGATCGGGCTATGGATGCCGGGGACGACGCAGTTAGGGGTGGGGAGAGAGTTCGTGGTCGCGGAGGCAGGAGGAGGGTGGGTGCTGCTAGACAGGGTGCCCAGATGCCTAGGGGAGGTGATGTTGCGGGGGTTGATAGGGCCCATCAGGGCGGGCATGATGGTGGGTCCCATGGACCTGGTATGGGAGATCCCACGAGTCACACTGATGCTGGGCTTGGAGGTGGAGGTCTTGGAGATTATTTCGTAGGTGTTCCCGGTGATGATCATACCCTTCAGGATAGTACTCCATGGGTGAGTCCTGGCTCGATGTTTGGAGACTTACTTGCTAGTGATGGCATTGTGGCCGAGTTCGGTGGACCACATTTCCTTGATGATATCCGGACCATCATGCAGGAGGATGAGGCTGCAGCCGGACGGGTTAAGACGACAGGGACACAGGCACCCCTGGATGTAGATCTGAATGAGCCTGCCACGGTAGCTCCTGCGCATCCTTTTGCCATGGGTGGGACCCCAGCATCAGCGCAGAGTATTGGATCACACTCAGTTGCTGGCCCGTCGTCATCCAGACCCGTGCATGTTGCGCCTATGACCCCGAGACAGCCAGTTCCGGATGACAGCGACGAGTCGATTGAGGATGAGGAGCCACTCATACGTAGGGGTTACCGGACACGGGTGCCACGCCGTTGCGGCACTGGATCGCACCTATTTAGATGATTCATGGATAGTGGTGTATGTCATGttgttatatttatattatgtaCCTTGTTGGTTGGTTATCATTGTTATGGTATGTACTTTGTTATTATGTTATTTGATATTATGTTATGTACTTTGATGTTTTGTTATGTCATTTACTTTGATGTATTCTATTTTTATGTTATGATTTATTGTTTGATGTTATGTTATTCGTTATCAGGCATCCCATGATATAATGTTGTTTGTTATAGAtataaatttcaatcatttaaAAGACATTCAACAGAAATATTTGGTACAAATAACAAGTTTCATTACACATAGGAAACAACCACATTTCCAGACAAGTGCTAATACATTAACAATTAAAAACAACTAGAAGACAAGTGCTAATACATTAACAAACAAACACAGACATAGCAAATCTCCTACTGATTTCCAGCAGTCCCGCTGGGGCCTGAGGCTTGTGGACAACTACGCCTGGTGTGACCTGGCTGCCTGCAGAGGCCACATCTCTTTGGCCGGTTCGGATCTGCTTCATCCATGTTGGTGCGAATTCTTGTGGATCGAGGACGACCCTCCCTCGCACGCCTCATACTCGGATCCGGTATAACGGTAGGCCCGGCATAAGGTGGCCAGAAACCCTCTGGAATCGGAGGGGTAAATCCCAGCTGATAGACACCGAATACGGAACTAAGGCGATATACCTCGTGGACGTAAGACTGCCATGTAAGCCGTGAATAAGCACAGCATGCCAGTGCGTGCCGACAGGGAAAATGAAGTGCTTGGAAGTATCCACAATCACAAGTCTTAGACCCTAATGAGACCCTGTACGTACCAAGAGAGAATGAACCTGTCGGAGTCGTCTCAGCAACGGTGTACTCCAAGTTATCCCTGTCGTAAACAGTCACCGTGAAGTGCCTGGCTGTCCTCAGGTTGGCCTCGATACACTTTACTAGGTATTGACTGAATTGTTGTCCAGTACCCATCTGAGCCTCGGCCTCCCTACCCTTACGGACAAATAGCTCAGCTAGCCTTCCGTATGTGGCCTTCACCAGCGAGCAAACAGGGAGGTTTCTAACCCCCTTCAGGATTGAGTTGACACATTCCGAAATATTGGTCGTCATGTGGCCGAATCTCCGACCCTCATCACAGTACTGTGTCCACAACGAATACTCGATTCGGTTCGCCCAGTCACACATTGCCGGATTCTCAGAGCGCAGAATGTCAAACCAGTAGTCAAACTCAACCTCGGTCTTGGCATATGCGGCGTTAACAAGAAGCCTCCGGGCATCTTTTCCCTTGAACGTCAAGGCAAAATTCGCTGCAACGTGTCGAATGCAGAATGCCCGGTACGCAGCAGGGGGTAGCCATCCCCCTTCCGGAGCCTCGAGGGCTGCCTTGATGCCgttatgcctatctgaaataaCTAACAGACCCGGCTGGGGTGTCACGTGCTCACGGAGgtgggaaagaaagaaagaccaTGACTCAGCATTCTCACCCTCAACTAGTGCAAATGCCACGGGGAGGATGTTCGAGTTTCCGTCCTGTGCAATGGCGACTAGAAGTGTTCCCCCATACTTCCCATATAGATGGGTGCCATCAATACTCACCAAAGGCTTGCAATGACGGAATGCCTGGATACAAGGGGAGAAAGTCCAGAACAGCCTATGAAAATAAACCTGAGACTCGTCGACCTGTCCCCCAACTCGAACAGGGCAAGTCCTGAGGACGGCTACAGTGCCAGGCATCGTCAGCTGAACTCCTAGAACCCACCTAGGGAGCTCATTGTACGACTCGTCCCAGTCCCCATATATGACGGCAACGGCCTTCTGCTTCGCCATCCATACCCTCCTGTACGTAGGCCTGAACCCAAAGTGTGCGGCCGTGGCATTTTGAAGCACCTTGATGTTCACAGCTGCATCAGCCCTAACCATCGGCATAATGAAGGTGGATATGACATGGTAGTCCAGACTCCTATGATCGCTGGAGATGGAGCTGGCAAGACATGTATGCGGTCCGTTGTATCGCTTCACTTCCCAGATACCCTTCCGCTGTCGGAGACTCAACCGAATTAGCCATGTGCACCCATTTCCAAACTCAGAACACTTTCCCACATACCTGCGGTAGTCAGACTCAACGACCTTGTACTGGACCCCTCGGCGGATACTGTACGTCTTCACACTCAACAGCGCCTCATCTTTATCCTGAAATTGTTGGCCAACTTGGAACTCGTTCATACTGGCAGACCCCTCGGTCTCTCTAGCGCTAAATCCTGAGGGCTGCAGAGCATTTTCGTCCTGCCGCATGGCATCCAGGTCCAATGAGGAAAAATGGGGGTGGATACTGCTGTGTGCCAGAACTAGATCCACCTGTAGCCCTTGTCGGAACAGTAGTTCCAACATCATCGCCGCTTTCATCAGCGATCATATCCGGCTCAACGTCATCGTCATCTGGATCATCAAACAAACCATCACCAACACCAGCCGGTGTGGGACAATGTACCTCGGTGGGAATATGTTCCCCATACCGAACCTCGTCTCCAACATTGCCGCTCAGATCAACGGCAAACGAAGGGGACGCAACAGGCTGCATCGGTGGCTCATACACAGGAGCAGAGGATGAAGCAACAGCAGGTCTCAAGCTCGAGCCGGCAACCGCGGCTATAGTATTGGCATTCCGGTTCGAACCACCCGAGCTAGATACCACATCAACCAACTTTGCCAACAGCTCTGGTGTCCTTACCTCGGGAAACTGCCTACGAGAAAGAAACATAACCTGCAAGTCCTCGTCACTACCGATTGTGAAACAATCAAACTTCACGGTGTCATGGAGCACCGCTGTTAGAATGCGGTAGAAAAACTTTTTGACCCTTTTAACTCCTTCAAGACCAAGCTTCTCCAGCACAGAGCTAACAAGAGCATCGTAGGTGGTTGTCGGCATCACGATAATACATAGGGGATCCTTATCAGTGAACTTCACGCCGGACCGAGTTTTTCTCTTAATCGACCCTCTGTAATGTACCAGAACTAGGaaactctcctcactagccatctCCCCTCTTTGTTGAGAGCATCATGAGTTCACAGCATATATATACAGCCCTGGCTcgcactatatatatataattcgaatctaTATGTTTCGAATTATGTAGTATCACAACATAacctagtaattcgaattaacTAAATTCGAATTAGTTAAGTGTAATTCGAAACAAGTTGTTTCGAATTACTTAACAATGTCTCCttcctagtaattcgaattaagTCAATTCGAATTACCTTAGTTTGTTGCCTCAacgtaattcgaatcatatcaattcgaattacatgcaattataattcgaatcatattgattcgaattatataataattcgTCCTGGTTGATTCATGTATGGATTTTTGAATTGGCTGAATTGGGTAATTTTGAGCTCTCCTTGACTCATTTTGGTTTTTTACCCTAATTTCTATCTATCACGCCAaactaaattatattaaatacaaaaatattaaataattttggcattgattttttttaaataatctcTAATAACTTTATTGAAcaacaacacaacaacaacaacaacaacaataataataataataataataataataataataataataataataatattactattattaggtgacaatatatatactttttatatttttatgtaaaaaattctttttacattataaatacatatatataataagaatctAATGAAtgaatttatcattatttttatttaaaaatatgaaaaaaattatgatatagTGTTATGgtgcaattaataataataataataataataatgtaataattattttattttatttttttatgtggTGTAATTGATACTAATGAATATCTCTAAATGTGCATTCGATTATGATGATTATATGAGCATATCTACTTACAATCTTAGATAGTGCATACACATGTATATAATCAATATTTGAATCACTTTTATGAAAGATATATCTGACTTAGAGTTAAAGAATACTTAACAAAACAGAATGAAACATACAAATAACAAGACATGAAACTAGACAAACCATAATAATATGCTTTTAGTTTAAGAAAATATGAGATTTAGtacatctttttttttgttagatttGGAATTGTGTATGTAGTAATGATggtttaataatatttttttttaaataccaTATTAGAAATCAAATAAATTTGACTTAAATAATTTAGTGAGTCATgccaaaaaataaatgaaaacgGTACAAGTTAATAATATGACTGAAATCCGAAAAAAGGGTCCATCAGTGTATTGAGAGACTCTCACCATTTAAAAAGTAATCATAGAGCTAgataggaaaaaaaaagaaggttTTGCGGTTTATAGATCtatcaaataaatacaataattggtaagaataaaaaaaacaatacAATAAGTATTGTAATTTATTGTATAATATGCATAAGGAATAATTACTTTTTAATCGTAAAATAGTAGCACAAATAGATATTTTTAAGgggaattatttttttatgattgcCAACGAAATCATaacataaaataagaattttttggaTTGATAGAAAAAAATACTGGGGATCGGATTGatttatgtattaatttttttttgaattaaaatatctacttttaaaatttttagggactaatttggataattattttgttgaaaaataaacaataaacTGATTTATCtgtcaaaataaaattttaaaaatattttgtgtattaatttttttttggagaaGGATTAATTTAATGTTATATATTTATGATATTatacagtttttttttttggaaaagaataaaagaacacaaaataaataacgaaaataaaatttaagaattgtCAAATTGTACTGTTTTTTGGTCAAGAATTTGTCCTTATTGAGCTGAGTCAGCTAACACATGTCTTTTTTTTGTAACTAATTAAAAACTATAGATATTTTATCATAGGCCCATGAAATGAGGTTTGGTTTAGTCCATAACCAAGTGTCCAAAATGCTTTTGTAGCATAGATCTGTACACGTTCCGACTCACGGGAAAAGACTTTTATCGTAACGCATGacccaaagaaaaaaaaggaaagaaaggaaaacaaaataaaaatatctccAACCTTAACAAAAATATGATAAGGGCTCTCCAAAACATACATAAATAGTTTTAAAAAATGAAGGCCAAaccaaaaatttaattaaaagcACATTATaccttatataatttttatgttgGCTATTATTTATACCCATGCCCTAAAATATAGTGAGGTCCAAAATAAATGAAAGTCCACCCAAGTGATCTTACCTCATTTATATTTACAGGCACGATGACAGCAATTCAACTCTACTTATTTAGATAAGTAATTAATTTCTAAGATATTTTTCGtttatataaaagaaaaatttcaaCAATTTCTTAGAAAAAGGGAATGGTCATCCACCATCAAaggtaaaactattttaaaaaggTTATTATCTActctattataaatacactgacaccttTAGATATATTCAGAACTCAATCTATTAAAAATCTGCTTAAATTTTTGCTAACTTAAAAATCGGAGTCCTTTACAGGTACCACTCATTCCTCCTCACAAAGAACTCGGACGGCGACACCTCGACATAAGTGGAAGTAGAACACTGTCCTAAAAAAAGCCTAAACATCATGTTCAGGTTCAAAAGCAATCCCATTTTAGGTAATTTTCAAAACAACTATCATGTTAAGAGTTTGGTTGagtgaatttttaaaataataattttttaagtgattttttattaaaaaaatttaaataaaagtaattttttaggtagatattttatgtaaaaatattttttattcaataattatatttaaatacagTAATATAAAAgcactttttatttattatgttacCAATTTTtcaagtaaaaaatatttttttaaatatgtaaatcacagtttctaaaaaaatattttttattttctaacatttttattactatttttttaaaatatactaaaaataaaaaaatacccaATCAAGCTCTAAATTGAATCATATATTGGATTATGTGACTGATATTATTAGATAAATATGCATCTCCTAATGGGTGTAGTATTAATTCTAGTTCTAGTATCTTTATTTAAGTGTACCACATACTAATAAATTAGCTAAAATGCTAGTATGATGGGGATGGTCAcatgtttatttttttccttctccTAATATTATGTCTATGTAATGCTTTTAGTAGTTAGTAGTTTGTATTTTATAGTAATTAATACCAATGTTAGAATATTTAAGATGACAAGTATTTTGTTCTCTTAGcaattctaaatttaaatataaaaaatctcACTAAAAACGCATTTTATGAACTTCAACCAAATCAAATGGAGTTAATAAAATTGTAATGGACTAATGGCAAATAAAGGGTTTTTTCAAGGACTTAATTATACTAATGTAAGAGTTGTTCGTCATTATTATAACTACAAAACTAATTAAAGCTGTTCTAAAGCTTTTGCTATGCACATTTTGACTTTTCTCATTATGCTGTAAGCCTGTAACCTTTACAATTACTATATTAGGCATTACCGGATTAAGATGTGGCtgtttttgaaatattataagTTTGTTTTACACTTTCACTAACAAGTGTTACTATTTTATACGAGGACTTTTTGCGAAACTTACTCATATAACttaataaaatatctttttaagaGTTTTGTTTAATTACCGCTTTGATCTTTCGGAAATCAAAACGATGGTTCACGTTTAACACTTTGGTAATGTACTTTTAAATAAAagttaatattaaatttaaacgACAAACATTACATAATCTTTTTCACATGACGGTGATGTATTGGATAGTATACTATAATTTTACAGGTAATATATTGGTAAGAAAGGAAATTATTAGTTTATGTTCTGACTTTACCTTATGACAGTGGCATATGCATATGATTATGGCCCATGAAGAGGTAATTAAACATTAAACATTAGTTTTATAGGGAAGACATAAATTATATTgggaattatttttatttttatctttcttcatttatttattattattattattattattattattattttggtgCGTGCGTGTGATTATGTAAACAAGATTCTTTATCTCGGAATCCGAGAGGAAAGTTCTTCCCCCCTATACACAAAAAATGTTAGGGAATTTTTCCCCCCCCTAAAACTGAAAAGGCCGAAACATGTTTTGTCTTTTAGCAACAGTGCTGGTAACGTGCTAGAAGATCTAGGTATCATGCAGCCATTTTTGGGATCATTTTTCCCTCCATAACATTATGAGGAATTTTTTTGGGGTCGTTATTAGAACCACACTGAAGGGGTGGAGGTATGGGGATAAATGAGAGTTATTGTGtacacaaaatattttattaaaaatattatttagatattaaaattaacttttaaaattaattattatatatttatacataaatatatataatttaatttttatattttaatatatatttttattttgataattatttttaatatatacttaatataattaaattttatatataaaaaaagtgtactaaaaatattctatttagtttagaattttttaatacATCATCAAAAGTCTAACATTTTTAGCTCACTCATCACTAATGAGAAAAGAAGTAAAAATAAAACTCGGATTAAAGAGACAGGTAAGCTATTCTAATTTTTAATAgtgtaaaaaattttatataattatttaatcatATTCGTTCCTATGAATGATTATTCATAAGTTCACTATAAAAATAAGCTATTTTTGTTAACGTAGTATTATATGATTGAATACatgtgtaaaattattttatactgacagtgtaataaaattaaatatttatttatttgtttattgaGAGATAAATTTATAAAGGACGATATAATCATTTAAGTTGCATTTGTTTATAAGTACGAGATATtaagatataaatataaaattatttttgggaAATAAAATTGTTCGGGACTACGGTTACCGGACGATTCGGGTTGAGGTGTGAAGTGGCAGGATTGCTTCGTCTGGAACGAATGTGCCGGGACCGGATCTTCCGAGTAGCCGAGCTCTCTTTGTGGAATGATGGAGAGTGGGGGGttcacctgcaaagacactccgacgctctagtcagTCAGTGTGCAGGCGAGAAAGGGGTTAGGTAGGATATCTGACGTACCTCGAGGGAAGGGCAAGTCCTTCCCTATTTATACCGTGTCAGAGGTGGGCCCTGAGGGGACAGGCCCATTTTCTTCGAAGCTTCCTCAACTGTGTTGGGGGAATGGCGAGGACGCGTGTCCAGGCACCGTGGCGAGCGTTGAGGACTCGGCCGCTCGGGTCGAGTTCTCGATGGGTCGGGCCGACCCGTTCGTGGTTTGGCTCGGACCGTtacagtgcccccacgcgccgGCAATCAGCCGCATGGGCTGTTGGTGGCGGGTTGCTTCTGTCTTCGTAGTCGCTAGGTCGGTCGTTCGTGTGGGAGACGCGCCACTCGCATGCGTGCCCGTTCGTAATTCGGGGCGTTCATTCATCGCCTCGTTTCTCGCGCGGGGCATTGAATGCTCATAAAGGGTTGAAAAACCCCGTGTGTAAAGACTATTCTTCCCCCAGGCCTTTCGCGCTCTCCCTAAGGCAGTTTTAAACAGTTTCGCATTTTTCTCTTCCCTACTTGTTTCTTCTGATCATTTttgttcttcctt is a window from the Arachis stenosperma cultivar V10309 chromosome 3, arast.V10309.gnm1.PFL2, whole genome shotgun sequence genome containing:
- the LOC130969898 gene encoding uncharacterized protein LOC130969898, which translates into the protein MASEESFLVLVHYRGSIKRKTRSGVKFTDKDPLCIIVMPTTTYDALVSSVLEKLGLEGVKRVKKFFYRILTAVLHDTVKFDCFTIGSDEDLQVMFLSRRQFPEVRTPELLAKLVDVVSSSGGSNRNANTIAAVAGSSLRPAVASSSAPVYEPPMQPVASPSFAVDLSGNVGDEVRYGEHIPTEVHCPTPAGVGDGLFDDPDDDDVEPDMIADESGDDVGTTVPTRATGGSSSGTQQYPPPFFLIGPGCHAAGRKCSAALRI
- the LOC130969875 gene encoding protein MAIN-LIKE 1-like encodes the protein MGDDPGRLYRLDGVAHIAGVINDEPRRCISSVRRQQGMRLDERYVPYLQMAGLYHLARLNDRWFRLDEPLVSAFVERWRPETHTFHMPFGECTIMLQDVAYQLGLPVDGDYVSGCLTDFHLYIEGGRPAWQWFHELLGVLPPENQVQKFAVNCTWFQETFAECPDGADEETVRRFARAYIMMLLGTQLFADKSGNRIHIRWLPYVARLEEMGRYNWASAALAWLYRCMCRVANRHVVKLAGPLQLLQSWIFWRFPTLRPSGYDEISWPLASRLSGYNPEISNKGPRVQMARMKIDLLQPRQFIWMPYSALDVIQVVHPEVLEPRHTMLWRCRTSLIYFAVVEWHQVDRVLPQFGGVQPIPSPALNIDFLMSKDGRGGDRWFPAQYPEWHLHWQERADHILQFDIVPDPGPSHEFLTWWYQHGKRFFSPEMLLGDPRGVPIPDEATQRGAGRLPDMDGVEDVPDRRRIERRARVRTRRSQREWNWVDRAMDAGDDAVRGGERVRGRGGRRRVGAARQGAQMPRGGDVAGVDRAHQGGHDGGSHGPGMGDPTSHTDAGLGGGGLGDYFVGVPGDDHTLQDSTPWVSPGSMFGDLLASDGIVAEFGGPHFLDDIRTIMQEDEAAAGRVKTTGTQAPLDVDLNEPATVAPAHPFAMGGTPASAQSIGSHSVAGPSSSRPVHVAPMTPRQPVPDDSDESIEDEEPLIRRGYRTRVPRRCGTGSHLFR
- the LOC130969888 gene encoding uncharacterized protein LOC130969888; this translates as MNEFQVGQQFQDKDEALLSVKTYSIRRGVQYKVVESDYRRYVGKCSEFGNGCTWLIRLSLRQRKGIWEVKRYNGPHTCLASSISSDHRSLDYHVISTFIMPMVRADAAVNIKVLQNATAAHFGFRPTYRRVWMAKQKAVAVIYGDWDESYNELPRWVLGVQLTMPGTVAVLRTCPVRVGGQVDESQVYFHRLFWTFSPCIQAFRHCKPLVSIDGTHLYGKYGGTLLVAIAQDGNSNILPVAFALVEGENAESWSFFLSHLREHVTPQPGLLVISDRHNGIKAALEAPEGGWLPPAAYRAFCIRHVAANFALTFKGKDARRLLVNAAYAKTEVEFDYWFDILRSENPAMCDWANRIEYSLWTQYCDEGRRFGHMTTNISECVNSILKGVRNLPVCSLVKATYGRLAELFVRKGREAEAQMGTGQQFSQYLVKCIEANLRTARHFTVTVYDRDNLEYTVAETTPTGSFSLGTYRVSLGSKTCDCGYFQALHFPCRHALACCAYSRLTWQSYVHEVYRLSSVFGVYQLGFTPPIPEGFWPPYAGPTVIPDPSMRRAREGRPRSTRIRTNMDEADPNRPKRCGLCRQPGHTRRSCPQASGPSGTAGNQ